One segment of Cerasicoccus sp. TK19100 DNA contains the following:
- a CDS encoding DNA translocase FtsK gives MFRSLTGSITQSRLTDRLKQWVTSFAPDDQDAGEDETEALETDESIDGENLPADAYVPTEKLAEAEPEVVEEPAEDREAIWHAEWDKHAEWAAELDELMAARKQRKQLHAKRMAECHFRVEAILNAKAEVVEDVEEDQEAVAETMPAPQAAPKPEPVEGYREEDLEDYTPPSLDFLADPSGDATPSLDDAELAEQRDALQTTFDNFAIDALVCDATVGPRVTQYRVKPGYGVRVETIANLDNNIALALKANAVRVQAPIPGEPFVGIEAPNPRARTVMLKEALHANAWTENQHQLPVVLGMDINGRIQVFDLAKAPHLLIAGSTGAGKSVCINNLILSLLYRFKPGELEMVLVDPKRVEFAMYKDLPHLIHPVVDDAKQACQALKWLVREMESRYERMATKRVRNIMGYNEKAKNEGFDPLPYIVLVIDEMADLMMTAKDDVETPVARLAQMSRAVGIHTILATQRPSVNVITGVIKANFPTRIAFKVSSQIDSRTILDGKGAETLQGKGDMLFTPPGQSRLMRLQSPFVDDDEINRITDYLREQAPPRYRVELHDDDLPEGEQGELFEEGADNLLIDALTVVATTGKASTSFLQRKLKIGYNRAATLVEELEVRGHIGPQVGTAPREVFITPAELPR, from the coding sequence ATGTTTCGTTCGCTGACTGGATCCATAACGCAATCCCGACTCACTGACCGCCTCAAGCAGTGGGTAACCTCCTTCGCGCCTGATGATCAGGACGCCGGCGAAGACGAGACTGAAGCCCTGGAAACCGACGAAAGCATCGATGGGGAAAACCTTCCTGCGGACGCCTACGTCCCCACGGAAAAGCTGGCCGAAGCAGAGCCGGAAGTCGTCGAAGAGCCCGCCGAAGATCGTGAAGCCATCTGGCATGCCGAGTGGGACAAACATGCCGAATGGGCCGCCGAACTGGACGAGCTGATGGCCGCTCGCAAGCAGCGTAAACAGCTGCACGCCAAGCGGATGGCAGAATGTCATTTTCGCGTGGAAGCCATTCTCAACGCCAAGGCGGAAGTCGTGGAAGACGTTGAGGAAGATCAGGAAGCCGTCGCCGAAACCATGCCCGCGCCTCAGGCTGCGCCCAAGCCGGAGCCGGTCGAGGGCTACCGCGAGGAAGACCTGGAGGACTACACGCCGCCAAGCCTGGACTTTTTGGCCGACCCAAGCGGCGATGCCACGCCCTCACTCGACGATGCCGAGCTCGCCGAACAACGCGATGCACTCCAGACTACTTTTGATAATTTCGCCATCGACGCACTCGTCTGCGATGCGACCGTGGGGCCCCGTGTGACGCAGTATCGCGTTAAGCCCGGCTATGGCGTGCGTGTGGAGACCATCGCCAACCTCGACAACAACATCGCCCTGGCGCTCAAAGCCAACGCGGTCCGCGTCCAGGCCCCGATTCCGGGCGAGCCGTTTGTCGGCATTGAGGCACCTAACCCGCGCGCCCGCACCGTCATGCTCAAGGAGGCGCTGCACGCCAACGCCTGGACCGAAAATCAGCATCAACTGCCCGTTGTGCTCGGCATGGACATCAATGGCCGCATCCAGGTGTTCGACTTGGCCAAGGCCCCGCACCTGCTCATTGCGGGTTCCACTGGCGCGGGTAAATCCGTCTGTATCAACAATTTAATTCTGTCCCTGCTCTACCGCTTCAAACCCGGCGAGCTGGAGATGGTCCTCGTCGACCCAAAGCGTGTCGAGTTCGCGATGTACAAGGACCTGCCGCACCTGATCCACCCAGTGGTGGACGACGCAAAGCAGGCCTGCCAGGCGCTTAAATGGCTCGTCCGCGAAATGGAATCCCGCTACGAGCGCATGGCGACCAAGCGCGTTCGCAACATCATGGGCTACAACGAGAAGGCCAAGAACGAAGGCTTTGACCCGCTGCCTTACATCGTGCTGGTGATCGACGAGATGGCGGACCTCATGATGACGGCCAAGGACGACGTCGAAACGCCAGTTGCGCGCCTCGCACAGATGTCCCGCGCGGTCGGCATCCACACGATTTTGGCGACCCAGCGCCCGAGCGTAAACGTCATTACCGGCGTCATCAAAGCCAACTTCCCGACACGCATTGCGTTCAAGGTGTCGTCGCAAATAGACAGCCGGACGATCCTTGACGGCAAGGGTGCTGAGACGCTTCAAGGCAAGGGCGATATGCTCTTCACACCCCCTGGGCAGTCCCGCCTGATGCGCCTGCAGAGCCCGTTCGTCGACGACGACGAAATTAACCGCATCACCGACTACCTGCGCGAGCAGGCCCCGCCGCGCTACCGCGTCGAACTCCACGACGACGATCTGCCCGAAGGCGAGCAAGGTGAGCTATTCGAAGAAGGTGCGGACAACCTGCTGATCGATGCATTGACGGTCGTCGCCACCACCGGCAAGGCCAGCACGAGCTTCCTACAGCGTAAGCTCAAGATCGGCTACAATCGCGCTGCCACCCTCGTCGAAGAGCTGGAAGTGCGCGGCCACATCGGCCCGCAGGTCGGCACGGCACCGCGCGAAGTTTTCATCACCCCGGCAGAGCTGCCGCGCTAA
- a CDS encoding GNAT family N-acetyltransferase — MLTLPSSFQLTSERCRYRQPTLADIQYSFSASRYPGFTDGMLWEPPDSPDEFIPHFNDMLAAWDAGTAYCFTIEDKRTAEFIGRISIRHEQGATWNFGFYTHPEKQNMGYMSEAIPCVMALGFEKLGAEDIIACHAIWNKASEAVMKKNGMQFRRYIPQGYQKRGQWVEENELGITRESWLANRQK; from the coding sequence ATGTTAACACTGCCATCATCATTCCAACTCACATCCGAACGCTGTCGCTACCGGCAACCCACCTTAGCGGATATTCAGTATTCATTTTCGGCGTCGCGCTACCCCGGCTTCACCGATGGTATGCTGTGGGAGCCACCGGATTCGCCAGATGAGTTCATCCCGCACTTTAATGATATGCTCGCCGCCTGGGATGCAGGGACCGCGTATTGTTTCACCATTGAAGACAAACGAACCGCTGAGTTCATTGGCCGTATCTCCATCCGCCATGAGCAAGGAGCCACTTGGAACTTTGGCTTCTACACGCACCCGGAAAAACAAAATATGGGCTACATGAGCGAGGCTATCCCGTGCGTCATGGCGCTCGGTTTTGAGAAGCTCGGCGCAGAAGATATTATTGCCTGCCATGCCATTTGGAACAAAGCCAGCGAAGCTGTGATGAAAAAGAACGGTATGCAGTTCCGCCGATACATTCCGCAGGGATACCAGAAACGCGGCCAATGGGTCGAAGAAAACGAACTGGGCATTACACGGGAAAGCTGGTTGGCGAATCGGCAAAAATAG
- the cysS gene encoding cysteine--tRNA ligase: protein MAIELHDTLTRSRKTLVSSDGETYRFYCCGPTVYGPAHIGNFRAFVVQDVLRRVIETDFLASAEPNQAPTQLKHVRNITDVDDKTIRTSQELGETLKAFTEKWTEKFHVDCAALNCLAPDVEPRATAHIAQQVELVEKLLAGGHAYVGGDGSVYFKVSSCEHYGQLSHLDRDQLQTQNENSAGEVNDADEYDRESVSDFALWKAHKPEDGDNQWPGPKHPETGEPISGRPGWHLECSAMSTAYLGESFDLHGGGVDLCFPHHENEIAQSESANGNRPFCHHWFHNAHLMVEGKKMSKSLGNLYTLQDLADKGHTPMEVRYVLINGHYRSQLNFTFNGLQAAASAMAKLEKAVKPILEIVGMSTEEFRALCGEPSALTTTGMFVRAWECLCDDLNVPGALGEIFSTIGDLNDPSYEKSAITGQLLSLAGLLYCLGIELFTKPEAEKADAPEHVQQLAQQRWEAKQAKDWPTADALRAEIQNAGWIVLDSKDGFELEPA from the coding sequence ATGGCCATAGAACTCCACGACACCCTCACCCGCAGCCGGAAAACGCTCGTCTCCTCGGACGGTGAAACGTATCGGTTCTATTGCTGTGGGCCCACGGTTTATGGCCCGGCGCACATCGGCAACTTCCGCGCGTTTGTCGTGCAGGACGTGTTGCGCCGCGTGATCGAAACGGATTTTCTGGCCTCGGCCGAGCCCAACCAAGCCCCGACTCAGCTCAAGCACGTCCGCAATATTACGGACGTCGACGACAAGACAATCCGCACCAGCCAGGAGCTTGGCGAGACACTCAAGGCCTTTACCGAAAAGTGGACGGAGAAATTTCACGTCGATTGCGCCGCGCTGAACTGCCTGGCACCCGATGTGGAGCCCCGCGCCACGGCACACATCGCGCAGCAAGTCGAGCTCGTGGAAAAACTGCTTGCCGGTGGGCATGCCTATGTGGGCGGCGATGGCTCGGTTTATTTCAAGGTCTCAAGCTGCGAACACTACGGACAGTTGTCTCACCTCGACCGCGATCAGCTGCAAACGCAGAACGAAAACAGCGCGGGCGAGGTTAACGACGCCGATGAATACGACCGCGAGTCGGTCAGCGATTTTGCCCTGTGGAAGGCGCACAAACCCGAGGACGGCGACAACCAGTGGCCAGGGCCAAAGCATCCCGAGACTGGCGAGCCGATTAGCGGTCGCCCGGGCTGGCACTTGGAGTGCTCGGCGATGAGCACGGCCTACCTCGGCGAGTCGTTTGACTTGCATGGCGGCGGGGTCGACCTGTGCTTCCCGCACCACGAAAACGAGATCGCGCAAAGCGAGTCCGCCAACGGCAACCGCCCGTTCTGCCACCACTGGTTTCACAACGCGCACCTGATGGTCGAGGGTAAAAAGATGTCCAAGAGCCTGGGCAATCTCTACACGCTGCAAGACCTCGCCGACAAGGGCCACACGCCGATGGAGGTTCGTTACGTGCTGATCAACGGGCACTACCGCTCGCAGCTCAACTTTACCTTTAACGGCTTGCAGGCCGCCGCCAGCGCAATGGCCAAGCTCGAAAAAGCCGTGAAGCCGATCCTGGAAATCGTCGGCATGAGCACCGAGGAGTTTCGTGCGCTTTGCGGCGAGCCCAGCGCCCTGACCACGACGGGTATGTTTGTGCGCGCATGGGAATGCCTCTGCGACGACTTAAATGTGCCCGGCGCGCTGGGAGAAATCTTCAGTACCATTGGTGACCTCAACGACCCAAGCTACGAAAAGAGCGCAATCACCGGGCAGCTTCTGTCGCTAGCCGGCCTGCTCTACTGCCTGGGCATTGAGCTCTTCACCAAGCCCGAAGCCGAAAAAGCCGACGCTCCGGAGCACGTGCAGCAGCTCGCCCAGCAACGCTGGGAAGCCAAGCAAGCCAAGGACTGGCCCACAGCCGACGCCCTCCGCGCTGAAATCCAAAATGCCGGTTGGATTGTCCTCGACAGCAAAGATGGATTTGAGCTCGAACCTGCTTAG
- the xseB gene encoding exodeoxyribonuclease VII small subunit, which produces MGKSAENDEDISFENAMERLEVLVGSLEEGDIPLAELVEKYEEGSKLFQNCNRKLTNAELKIEQLRVENEAASSNLSKQAPES; this is translated from the coding sequence ATGGGTAAGAGCGCAGAAAACGATGAAGACATTTCATTCGAGAATGCCATGGAGCGTCTTGAGGTGCTCGTCGGCTCCCTGGAAGAAGGCGATATTCCCCTTGCCGAACTCGTCGAAAAATACGAAGAAGGTAGTAAACTTTTTCAAAATTGTAATCGCAAACTAACTAACGCTGAACTGAAAATAGAACAATTACGGGTAGAAAATGAGGCCGCTTCGTCCAACCTTTCGAAGCAAGCGCCCGAATCATAA
- the dxs gene encoding 1-deoxy-D-xylulose-5-phosphate synthase: protein MELLPRIKGPDDVKALTPDQLSVLAEEIRQEIIQVTSDNGGHIGPNLGVVELTIALHRHFSTPKDRFVFDVAHQGYVHKLLTGRYGDKFKKIRSSGGLSGFLTREESEHDCYGAGHAGTALSAALGMATARDLRGSDEHVIALIGDAALTCGITMEALNNIKTSTKKLIVILNDNKWSIAPNVGAIPSYLNELITNPVYNRLHNDLESFLESVPGGNRLRKIGKKVKAETKDFFSDQESSLFEKYGLRYIGPIDGHDQELLNQYMEFAKECEEPVMLHVLTTKGKGFEAALNNPEKFHGTSPFCPSTGQSKPSKPGKPPVYQDVFGRALVDFAKKDKRVVGITGAMPSGTGMKFLRDELPGQYFDVGIAEEHAVLFAAGLATSDVKPVVAIYSTFLQRAYDCIIHDVALQDLDVMFCMDRAGLSPNDGPTHHGLFDVSYLRCVPRAIIMAPKDEDELVDMMKTGIDHKGATFIRYPRGNGVGVKMKEEPEAVEIGKAELLRDGDDIMIWALGPMVHDALKLASKISAEQGLQVGVVNARFAKPIDTELLLAHANKCRMIATIEENVLMGGFGSGVLEELQEAGLETPVVRIGWPDKFVGHGSTLEELRAENGMSPQQMEADILERFNSLSEEATSTNHGAIQFPSGK from the coding sequence ATGGAATTACTCCCGCGTATCAAAGGCCCGGATGACGTCAAAGCGCTCACTCCGGATCAACTGTCAGTATTGGCTGAAGAAATCCGTCAGGAAATCATTCAAGTCACTTCCGATAACGGTGGCCACATCGGGCCCAACCTCGGCGTAGTTGAACTGACCATCGCCCTGCACCGGCACTTTTCGACGCCCAAGGACCGCTTCGTGTTCGACGTCGCGCACCAGGGCTATGTGCACAAGCTGCTCACCGGCCGCTACGGCGATAAATTTAAGAAAATCCGCTCCTCGGGCGGCCTGTCCGGCTTCCTGACCCGCGAAGAGAGCGAGCACGACTGCTACGGTGCCGGCCACGCGGGCACCGCGCTTTCCGCTGCCCTGGGTATGGCGACCGCCCGCGACCTGCGCGGTTCAGACGAGCACGTCATTGCCCTGATCGGCGACGCCGCCCTCACCTGCGGCATCACCATGGAGGCCCTGAACAACATCAAGACCTCCACCAAGAAGCTGATCGTCATCCTCAATGACAACAAGTGGTCCATCGCTCCCAACGTCGGCGCGATCCCCAGCTACTTGAACGAGCTGATCACGAATCCGGTTTACAACCGCCTCCACAACGACCTGGAGAGCTTCCTGGAGTCCGTTCCCGGAGGTAATCGCCTCCGCAAAATCGGCAAGAAGGTCAAGGCTGAGACCAAGGACTTCTTCAGTGACCAGGAGTCATCGCTTTTTGAGAAGTACGGCCTGCGTTACATCGGCCCAATCGATGGCCACGACCAAGAGCTGCTCAATCAATACATGGAATTCGCCAAGGAGTGCGAAGAGCCGGTCATGCTCCACGTCCTCACCACCAAGGGTAAGGGCTTTGAAGCAGCGCTCAACAACCCTGAGAAGTTCCACGGCACGAGCCCGTTCTGCCCGTCCACCGGCCAGTCCAAGCCCAGCAAGCCCGGCAAACCACCCGTCTATCAAGACGTCTTTGGCCGCGCCCTCGTGGACTTTGCCAAGAAGGACAAGCGCGTCGTCGGAATCACCGGAGCCATGCCCTCCGGCACGGGCATGAAGTTCCTCCGCGACGAGCTGCCCGGCCAATACTTTGATGTCGGCATTGCCGAGGAGCACGCCGTGCTCTTTGCCGCTGGCCTCGCCACAAGCGATGTGAAGCCGGTTGTCGCAATTTACTCGACCTTCCTCCAGCGCGCTTACGACTGCATCATCCACGACGTCGCCCTGCAGGACCTCGATGTGATGTTTTGCATGGACCGCGCCGGCCTCTCACCAAACGACGGCCCAACGCACCACGGCCTCTTTGACGTGTCTTACCTGCGCTGCGTTCCGCGCGCCATCATCATGGCCCCGAAGGACGAAGACGAACTGGTCGACATGATGAAGACCGGTATCGACCACAAGGGCGCGACCTTCATCCGCTATCCGCGCGGTAACGGTGTCGGCGTCAAGATGAAGGAAGAGCCGGAAGCCGTGGAAATCGGCAAGGCCGAGCTTCTCCGCGACGGTGACGACATCATGATCTGGGCCCTCGGACCGATGGTCCACGACGCGCTCAAGCTCGCCAGCAAGATTTCCGCCGAGCAAGGTCTCCAAGTCGGTGTGGTCAATGCTCGCTTCGCAAAGCCGATCGATACCGAGCTGCTCTTGGCCCACGCCAACAAGTGCCGCATGATCGCCACGATCGAAGAAAACGTCCTTATGGGCGGCTTCGGCAGCGGCGTCCTGGAAGAGCTGCAGGAAGCTGGCCTCGAAACACCGGTGGTCCGCATTGGCTGGCCGGACAAGTTCGTCGGCCATGGCAGCACGCTGGAAGAGCTTCGTGCCGAAAACGGCATGTCGCCTCAGCAGATGGAAGCCGACATCCTTGAGCGCTTCAACAGCCTCAGCGAAGAAGCTACATCCACCAATCACGGCGCAATCCAATTCCCGAGCGGCAAATAG
- the hemB gene encoding porphobilinogen synthase, which translates to MSDIEPSLNLTYRPRRLRRTDAIRRLVRETDVRVDDLIHPLFVIDGDGECEPIDSMPGQSRLTIQALVDECLQLRDLGIPGVAIFPKLDSSLKTPEGKEALNPETLVLRAVRAVKAAAPELAIITDVALDPYTSHGHDGVLTADGQDVANDATVEILCEMAKLNAEAGADFVAPSDMMDGRVGAIRTALDDAGLSNTAIMAYSAKFNSAYYGPFRDAVGSAKAAGTNLLGKHTYQCDPANRRAAVIETELDEMEGADVLMVKPGGPYLDIIRELRNRTSLPVAAYQVSGEYSQIHAAAKLGWLDYTRTRDESLLGIKRAGADMILTYFAKEVAVGK; encoded by the coding sequence ATGAGCGATATCGAGCCCAGTTTGAACTTAACCTACCGCCCGCGACGCCTGCGCCGCACCGACGCTATTCGCCGCCTCGTGCGCGAGACGGACGTGCGCGTCGATGACTTGATCCATCCGCTGTTTGTTATCGATGGCGACGGCGAGTGCGAGCCGATTGATTCCATGCCGGGGCAGTCGCGCCTGACTATTCAAGCGCTGGTTGACGAGTGCCTGCAACTGCGCGATCTCGGCATTCCCGGGGTTGCCATTTTTCCGAAGCTCGACAGTTCGCTGAAAACGCCTGAGGGCAAGGAAGCGCTCAATCCGGAAACGCTGGTGCTGCGCGCAGTGCGGGCGGTCAAGGCGGCAGCGCCGGAGCTGGCGATCATTACTGACGTCGCGCTCGACCCCTACACGAGCCACGGGCACGACGGCGTGCTGACCGCCGATGGGCAGGATGTCGCCAACGATGCCACGGTGGAAATCCTTTGTGAGATGGCCAAGCTCAACGCCGAAGCAGGCGCGGACTTCGTCGCACCTTCGGACATGATGGACGGCCGGGTCGGAGCTATTCGCACCGCGCTGGACGATGCCGGGTTGAGCAACACCGCGATTATGGCTTACTCGGCCAAATTTAACTCTGCCTACTATGGGCCGTTCCGCGACGCTGTGGGCAGCGCGAAGGCCGCTGGCACGAACCTGCTCGGCAAGCACACGTATCAATGCGATCCCGCCAACCGCCGCGCCGCAGTCATCGAAACCGAGCTCGACGAAATGGAGGGTGCCGACGTGCTGATGGTCAAGCCGGGCGGCCCGTATTTGGACATCATTCGCGAACTGCGCAACCGCACATCGTTGCCTGTCGCGGCGTATCAGGTGTCGGGCGAGTACTCGCAAATCCACGCCGCCGCCAAGCTTGGCTGGCTGGACTACACCCGCACCCGCGACGAAAGCCTACTGGGCATCAAGCGCGCCGGTGCCGACATGATTTTAACCTACTTCGCCAAGGAAGTAGCAGTTGGTAAGTAG
- the recD2 gene encoding SF1B family DNA helicase RecD2, whose protein sequence is MADTLTGVLDRIVFHNEENHFIIGEVKAKDHRGAITVLGNLPGVQCGETLKLTGDWTNHATHGKQFKIKEFSSELPASVYGIEKYLGSGQIPKVGPKFAKKIVAKFGADTLRVISEESGRLREIPGVGPKRAKEIKKAWDEQASLRDVMTFLQTYGVGTNLCLRLIRQYGNAAKTILQNEPYRVAREVPGIGFKTADRIAVNLGYSNESSQRIDAGLLYALQELEVDGHTGYPVSELTKKASEMLEVHEDLIGPRVGALIENSHLVKTTAADGEDFIQLPAMRRAEVAIAQAIAELTEATSTLPPIKIDKAIEWAQERAGFQFAPEQSAAVAAGLRCKVSILTGGPGTGKTTILRALVDILKAKKVRLTLAAPTGRAAQRMSESAGAYAQTIHRLLKFDHEAGGFLHTDDNKLKTDFMIVDESSMLDSRLASSLLRALPDSAHLLLVGDIHQLPSVGAGSVLSDIIAFIEERQRAQMSVTRLEKIFRQGKRSAIVSTAHAILQGRAQAPFVLTNVNDVDPKQDLHFLSVDDPEETLKLVTSLIRDHVPRWFNWADKFMDVQVLAPMHKGAGGVGRMNEELPNALNAQSRGITYGANKYRIGDKVIQTRNNYEKGVFNGDLGRVNAVNVEAGTVAVNFDGDVVDYERPELLDLSLAYAITIHKSQGSEFPIVIVPLLKQHFVMLQRNLLYTAITRGRRKVFLVGDPAAYAMAVRNVDSLRRLTGLKERLKEILSA, encoded by the coding sequence ATGGCAGATACCCTGACAGGCGTTCTTGATCGCATCGTTTTTCACAACGAGGAAAACCACTTCATCATCGGCGAAGTGAAGGCTAAGGACCATCGTGGCGCGATCACCGTGCTGGGCAATTTGCCCGGCGTGCAATGCGGCGAAACGCTTAAACTGACCGGTGACTGGACCAACCACGCCACCCACGGCAAGCAGTTTAAAATCAAGGAATTTTCCTCGGAGCTGCCCGCCTCGGTCTACGGCATCGAGAAGTATCTGGGCAGCGGGCAGATACCCAAAGTCGGCCCGAAGTTTGCCAAAAAGATCGTCGCCAAGTTCGGCGCGGACACCCTGCGCGTCATCTCGGAAGAGTCCGGGCGCCTGCGCGAGATCCCGGGCGTCGGCCCCAAGCGAGCGAAGGAGATTAAAAAAGCCTGGGATGAGCAGGCCTCACTGCGTGACGTGATGACCTTTCTGCAGACCTACGGCGTCGGCACGAATCTTTGTCTGCGCCTGATCCGCCAGTATGGCAACGCCGCCAAAACGATCTTGCAAAACGAGCCCTATCGCGTCGCGCGAGAGGTGCCTGGAATCGGCTTCAAGACCGCCGACCGCATCGCGGTAAACCTTGGGTATTCCAACGAGAGTTCCCAGCGCATCGACGCCGGCTTACTCTATGCACTGCAAGAGCTGGAGGTCGACGGGCACACTGGCTACCCCGTCTCAGAGCTCACCAAAAAGGCTTCGGAAATGCTCGAAGTCCACGAGGACCTGATCGGCCCCCGCGTCGGCGCACTCATCGAGAATTCTCACCTGGTCAAAACCACAGCCGCCGACGGCGAAGACTTTATTCAGTTGCCCGCGATGCGCCGGGCGGAGGTCGCCATTGCGCAGGCTATTGCCGAATTGACGGAGGCGACATCTACCCTGCCCCCGATCAAAATCGACAAGGCCATCGAGTGGGCGCAGGAGCGCGCGGGCTTTCAATTTGCCCCCGAACAGTCGGCCGCCGTTGCCGCAGGCTTGCGTTGCAAGGTGAGCATCCTCACTGGTGGTCCGGGCACGGGTAAAACCACGATTCTCCGCGCGCTGGTCGACATCCTAAAGGCCAAGAAAGTTCGCCTGACCCTCGCTGCGCCAACTGGCCGCGCCGCCCAGCGCATGTCTGAAAGTGCGGGTGCCTATGCGCAAACAATTCACCGCCTGCTGAAGTTTGACCACGAGGCGGGCGGCTTCCTGCACACCGACGACAACAAGCTGAAGACCGACTTCATGATCGTCGACGAAAGCTCGATGCTGGATTCGCGGCTGGCGTCGTCTCTCTTGCGCGCCCTGCCCGACTCCGCGCACTTGCTGCTCGTGGGCGACATTCACCAGCTGCCCTCGGTCGGTGCTGGCAGCGTGCTCAGTGACATCATCGCCTTTATCGAGGAGCGCCAGCGCGCACAAATGTCCGTCACTCGGCTGGAGAAAATCTTCCGTCAGGGTAAGCGCTCGGCGATCGTTTCCACCGCGCATGCGATACTACAGGGCCGCGCGCAAGCGCCGTTTGTGCTGACAAATGTCAACGACGTCGACCCCAAGCAGGACTTGCATTTCCTGTCCGTCGACGACCCCGAGGAAACACTGAAGCTCGTCACGTCGCTCATCCGCGACCACGTGCCGCGCTGGTTCAATTGGGCCGATAAATTTATGGACGTGCAGGTGCTCGCGCCCATGCACAAGGGCGCAGGCGGTGTAGGCCGCATGAACGAAGAGCTGCCCAACGCCCTCAATGCCCAGAGCCGCGGTATCACCTACGGGGCCAATAAATACCGCATCGGCGACAAGGTTATCCAGACGCGCAACAACTACGAGAAAGGCGTCTTTAACGGCGACCTCGGCCGCGTAAATGCCGTCAATGTTGAGGCGGGCACCGTGGCGGTAAACTTCGACGGCGACGTGGTCGACTACGAGCGCCCCGAACTGCTTGATCTCTCCCTGGCATACGCGATTACGATCCACAAGAGCCAAGGCAGCGAATTCCCCATTGTCATTGTGCCACTGCTCAAGCAGCACTTTGTCATGCTCCAGCGCAACTTGCTCTACACCGCGATCACCCGCGGCAGACGCAAAGTGTTTCTGGTCGGCGACCCGGCGGCCTACGCCATGGCCGTGCGCAATGTAGATTCTCTGCGTCGCCTGACCGGCCTCAAGGAGCGGTTGAAAGAAATCCTATCCGCATAA
- the malQ gene encoding 4-alpha-glucanotransferase yields the protein MSDSLFNWLKSRSAGVLLHPTSLPSAHGIGNFGPSAYQFVDFLCECGFGYWQICPLGPTGFGDSPYQCFSAFAGNPYLIDLDPVVSFGLLKEDDLAPLRELPHDQVDYGALYEAFWPLLAKAAKRFVKDGEPSLDGYGNYKTFIKENSDWLDPYAAYRATKDHFKGKPWFEWAKKYRTYELWQESELPQKLEAAISAEKFYQYLFFGQWKLLREYANSKGVKIIGDVPIFVAMDSADTWSSLEIFQMTKDGKPKAVAGVPPDYFSELGQLWGNPLFDWDALKKRDYDWWIARLKATFTLYDVVRIDHFRGFHDYWSIPAKAEDARTGEWKAGPGLDFFNKVKEALPEALLIAEDLGDLSDGVHVLREETGLPGMVVLQFAFGGDAANDYLPHNHEKNSVCYAGTHDNDTTLGWFWSEGDHVREHVHRYFGIGDEAPQWDFIRACYRSPARLAIVTVQDMLNLGSDARLNTPGAAQGNWQWRYSQENIDFLRRDVAGYLNELAHLYGRNQG from the coding sequence ATGTCTGACTCACTTTTTAATTGGTTAAAGTCCCGTTCCGCTGGGGTTCTGCTGCACCCGACATCCCTCCCTTCCGCGCATGGCATTGGCAATTTTGGCCCCAGCGCATACCAATTTGTTGATTTTCTCTGTGAATGCGGCTTCGGCTACTGGCAAATTTGCCCACTGGGGCCAACCGGTTTTGGTGACTCGCCTTACCAATGCTTCTCGGCCTTCGCCGGCAACCCTTACTTGATCGACCTTGACCCGGTTGTTTCTTTCGGGCTGCTCAAAGAGGATGACCTCGCTCCGCTGCGCGAACTACCGCATGATCAGGTGGACTACGGCGCACTCTACGAGGCATTCTGGCCACTGCTTGCCAAAGCTGCCAAGCGCTTCGTCAAAGACGGCGAACCGAGCCTCGACGGCTACGGCAACTACAAGACCTTCATCAAGGAAAACAGCGACTGGCTGGACCCGTATGCTGCTTATCGCGCCACCAAAGACCACTTCAAGGGCAAGCCTTGGTTCGAGTGGGCCAAAAAATACCGCACTTACGAACTCTGGCAGGAGTCCGAGCTCCCCCAGAAGCTCGAAGCCGCGATTTCGGCGGAGAAATTTTACCAATACCTGTTCTTTGGCCAGTGGAAGTTGCTGCGCGAATATGCCAACAGCAAAGGCGTAAAAATCATTGGCGACGTGCCGATTTTCGTCGCCATGGACAGCGCGGACACCTGGTCGTCACTGGAGATTTTCCAGATGACCAAGGACGGTAAACCGAAGGCCGTAGCGGGCGTGCCGCCAGACTATTTCTCCGAACTCGGCCAGCTCTGGGGCAATCCGCTCTTCGATTGGGACGCCCTTAAAAAACGGGACTACGATTGGTGGATCGCGCGTCTCAAGGCCACCTTTACACTTTACGACGTGGTGCGCATTGACCACTTCCGCGGCTTCCACGACTATTGGTCGATCCCGGCCAAGGCCGAGGACGCCCGCACCGGCGAATGGAAAGCCGGCCCGGGCCTGGACTTCTTTAATAAGGTCAAGGAAGCCCTGCCCGAGGCACTGCTCATCGCAGAAGACTTGGGTGACCTGAGCGACGGCGTCCACGTGCTGCGCGAAGAGACCGGCCTGCCCGGCATGGTCGTGCTGCAGTTTGCCTTTGGCGGCGATGCGGCCAACGACTACCTACCGCACAATCACGAGAAAAACAGCGTCTGCTACGCTGGCACCCACGACAACGATACGACACTCGGCTGGTTCTGGAGTGAGGGAGATCACGTGCGCGAACACGTGCACCGTTATTTTGGTATCGGCGATGAGGCCCCACAGTGGGACTTTATCCGCGCCTGCTACCGATCACCGGCGCGTCTGGCCATTGTCACCGTGCAGGATATGCTCAACCTGGGCAGCGATGCGCGGCTGAACACGCCCGGAGCCGCCCAAGGCAACTGGCAGTGGCGCTACAGCCAGGAAAATATCGACTTCCTGCGCCGCGACGTGGCGGGATATTTGAACGAACTGGCCCATCTTTACGGCCGAAATCAGGGCTAA